A stretch of DNA from Desulfobulbaceae bacterium DB1:
GCCGACCAGGCGGCAGCGCGATTCACCCAGCTGCTCTTCAATGGCCTGGAGGACGACAAGCGCAAAGCACTCAGGCTGCGCTTCAGCGGCAACCGCTACAAACGGGGCGAAGCCCTGTGGGATCTCCACGCAGCCCCTGCCGTCACCATTGAGGCGATAAACGAGGAAACCGGCATGAAGACCTCGCTGCGGGTTACCGGCGGCAGCATTGCGTTTCCCGCCTACCTCATCAGCAGCGGCACCAGGCTCGAAAGCACCCGGCTGTCCGAATGGCGCGTCTCCCTGCAATTGCCGGAAAGCCTGATCGTTACCCCGGCCAAGGACGGGGAACCCGCCGTGGTGCGCACCCAGCCGGGTTTTGCCCTTGTGCCGCTCAAGGTTGGTTTTGACCAGCTGCTGCCCGGCCCGGTGAGCTGGCCGCGCTGATACCTGGTTCACACCCGCGGGTTCGAACTCGATGAGCATACTTCAAAACTTATTCGGCAGCAGGAAAACCGCCGCACTGGAGGTTTACGGCAAACTGCCTTTTTACCAGGATTACATCGCCGTGCTCAGCACCGCGGATGGTGTGGCCTGGAAATCCTGGCTGCTCGGCTTTGCCGGTCGGCAGGGCGTGCGCCTGCCGCCGGGAAGATGGTTGTTTCTCTTCCGCCGGACACGAAAATCGCCGCTGACGGCGGGAATCATCGAACCGAGCAGCGACGGCATCCGCGAATTCCCTTTTTCGCTTTTTGTCAGCCTTGACGGCATCAAGACACGACTGCTGCCCGCGGCCGCTTTGACCACATGGCGGTTGCTGCTGAAAGAACGTGGGGCGCTTGACGGCGTGAGCTCCATTGACCAGTGCTATCAACAGATCCGCGGCAGGCAGCTCCTCCTTGAGCCGGCAAAGGAAGAGCAAAACCCGCAACTCGCCGCGGCGCTCGGCGCGACTCCGGACGGCAACCGCCCGCTGTTTCTGATCTGTGCGCCGAACCGGTCCGGCCCGATACAGCCCCTGGTCTGGCAAGGCTCGGAGTCGGTGTTCATGGCGAAGTGGTCGGCACTGCCCGGAGCAGAGACGCCGGACTGACTGCCGCTCCCCGCGCATCGCTCGCCGGGGATGTTGCCGAACGGTCCGGCCCGGAAAAACTTTTTCCCAATGCACCAGATACTTTGACTTATCCGGGGAAATTACTATAAAATAACACTACCGGTGCAAATGAGAAAATTCTTTAAATGACAAAAGGATACACCAAGTGAACATCACCGATCTCATCAAATCAGGTCAGCTTGCCCAGGCCCGCACGGAACTGGTGGAACAGCTCAGGTCGGCTCCGGCAGACACCATTGCCCGCACCCTGCTTTTCCAGGTTCTCCTGTTCTGCGGCGAATGGGAAAAGGCCTTGCGCCACCTTGAGGCACTGGCAAGCATGGACAAACAGGCCAACCCGGCCTTTGTCCATTACGCCGGCATCATTTCCGGAGAACAGGAACGTCTCCGCGTCATCCGCGGGGAAACGCTGCCCTCATTCCTGCCCAAGACCCCGCCCTTTTTCGACATCTATTTTCAGGCGTGCGCCAAGCTGAGAGAGCACGACATCGCCGGCGCCTCCGAACTTTTCAGCCAGGCGGAAGGCCGGGTGGCGACAATCTCCGGCACGGTCAACGGCAAACAATTCACGGGACTGCGCAACACCGACACCACCCTGGCCTGGTTTCTCGAAACCTTCGCCCATGGCCGCTATGTCTGGGTGCCATTCGCGGCCATCCGCGAACTCACCATTTCTCCTCCGGCAACACTTCTGGATCTCATCTGGGCCACCGCCGGCCTCACCACCTGGGAAGGTCTCACCTTAAACTGCACCCTGCCCGTGCTCTACCCGGAATCCTGCCGACATGAAAATGATCTGGTCAAAATGGGCAAGAGAACGGAATGGCTGCCCCTGGGCGGATCGTTCTGCCAAGGAAGCGGGCAACAGGTTTTTACCGTCGGCGAAGAAGACCTCGCCATCCTGGAAATCAGCGAAATGCAATTCCACTACAACGAATCAGGCGGGAACGCATGAAACACGCACTGGACATTGACGCACTTCTGGCCCCGCTTACCGGCGACAACCCCGCCGGCGATGATCTTCGCTACAGCCCGGTTTACGACGCCATCAAGGAAGCACGGCGCGCCGATGACACCCTGGACCGGGGCGACTGGCAGCGGGAGTTGAAATCATCGGACTGGGAAGCGGTGATCAAACTTTCCCTTACCGCTCTCGCCACCCAGACCAAGGATCTGCAGATTGCGGTGTGGCTGACCGAGGCCCTGACCAAAACCGACGGATTCTCCGGATTTGCCGGCGGAACCAGGATTATTACCGGATTGCTGAAAAATTTCTGGGAGACGCTCTATCCTGCGATCGATGATGGCGATCTTGACTACCGGTGCGGCCCCCTGGAATTCGCCAATGACAAAATAAGCCTTTCGCTGCGGGATATCCCATTGACCGATCCCGGCGTTTCCGAAGGCTACACCCTGGTGTCCTGGAAGGAAGCCCAGCAGGTGAGCCAGGCATCTTCCCAGGCGCGGGAGGCCCTGATCTCCGAAGGCAAGACGACGATGGAACAGTTCGAGGCGGCTGTGCGCAAATCGTCCGTTCTCTTTTACGAAAACCTCCATGCGACCATTCAGGATTGCCTGCTGGCCTTCAAGGAATTAGACGAAACGGTTGACGCCGCCTTCGGCAGGGAAGCACCCAGACTTTCGGAAATTTCATCGGTCCTTGAAGAAACCGCCAATCATGTTGCCCGTTTTGTCAAGGACAAAGGGGGCAATCTCTCCGGCTCGAAAAAAGCCGAGGAAGCGCAGCCGTCGGGGGAAACGCCCGCCGCTCCGGTTGCGGAGCCGGATTCGGCAGCTTTGGCGCGGGAAACACGGTCGGGCGATGCCTCTCCCGCAGCCGGTCGTCCGGTGGCCGCCGCTCAGACGATATCCCGCCGGATGACGGCCGATTTCGCCCCGGACGCCTATCAGGTCCTGCGTTTTCTCGGTTCGGGCGGCAAGCAAGACCTGCTCTGGCAGGAAGCCCTTGAGCGGCTGCAAGGGGAAGGACTCGAGTCAGCCCTAGAAATGCTGCTCGGCGCGACCCGCAGCGCCCAATCCAACCGGGATGAAACCAACTGCCGCCTGCTCATGGTGAAAATCTGCCTTCGCGCCGGACGAAGCGATCTCGCCTGGCCCATAGCCGAGGAACTGTACAAACTCGTCACCGATCTGCAGCTCGAACGATGGGAGTCGCCGGTGTGGATTGCCGAAATCTACGGCAGCCTGTATGAATGTTTAAGCGGCGAGGACGCCGCCGAGGAGGACAAAAACAGGGCCAACCAGCTGCTGGTCAAAATCTGCACCCTGGACATTACCCTGGCGATGAAATATGCAGGTTGAAAAAGCGGAAGGAGTCTGAAGCCGGAAGAACAAAAAAAAATTCCGACGCCCCAACAAGAAAAATTTCTGGTGCAAAATATCAGCAGTAGAATCTGTGGCAATGAAAAGGAGGTTGACCATGGCAAAAGAAAGTCTGCAGCATACCCTGGACAGGGTCAGGGCCCCGCGGGTCCAGATTACATACGACGTGGAAATCGGGGGTGCCATTGAAAAAAAAGAAATACCCTTTGTAGTGGGAGTGCTGAGCGATCTGTCCGGCAAACCCGATGAGCCGCTGCCCAAGCTCAAGGACAGAAAGTTTGTCGAAATCGATCGGGACAATTTCAACACGGTTCTGGAAGGAATGAAACCGCGACTGGCCTATCGGGTTGACAACAAACTGACCGGCGATGATTCCAAAATGGCGGTGGAACTCCGCTTCAAGTCGCTCGATGATTTCCATCCGGAACGGGTGGCGGAGCAGGTTACCCCGGTCCGCAAACTGGTCGAGGCACGCAAGAAATTGTCCGACCTGCTGGCGAAACTTGACGGCAATGACCGCCTGGACGAACTGCTGCAGAATGTCCTGGCAAACTCGGACTCCATCGAGGCACTGGGAAAATCAGCCGGCGTCGAGAAAAAAGAACCGGAAAGCAAGGAATAAAGGAGGTGACTACCAATGGCTGAACAGCAACAACAGGTCCAGGCCGAAGCCGCGGCGACAACGGCGGAAAAAAGCCTGCTGGACCAGATTATCGATGAAGGACGGCTGGCCCGGGACGAGAGCCAGAAGAGTTACGCCAAGGATCTTCTCGGCGAGTTTGTCAGCCAGGTCATGGAAGGAACCATGACCATTTCCAAGGATACCGAGGCCATGATCAACGCCCGGATCGCGGCCATCGACAAACTCATCTCCGATCAGCTGAACGAAGTGATGCACCACGAGGATTTCAAGAAGCTGGAAGCGTCCTGGCGGGGCCTCCAGTATCTGGTGGATAAAACGGAAACCGGTGATCGATTGAAGATCCGGGTCATGAATGTTTCGAAAAAGGATCTGCTGAAAGACATGGAAAAGGCCAGCGAATTTGACCAGTCCTCCATGTTCAAGAAGGTTTATGAAGAAGAATACGGCATGTTCGGCGGCGCCGCCTATGGCGTCATGGTCGGTGACTATGAGTTCTCCAACCACCCCCAGGACATCGCCCTGCTGGAAAAGATTGCCGGAGTGGCTTCCGCAGCCCATGCCCCTTTCCTGTCCGCCGCCGGAGCCGGGATGCTCAATCTGGACAGCTACACGGAACTGGGCCAGCCCAGGGATCTCGCCAAAATCTTCCAGTCCGCCGAGTATGCCAAATGGCGCTCCTTCCGGGAGTCGGAGGATGCGCGCTACGTGGCGCTCGCCCTTCCCCATATCCTGATGCGCCAGCCCTACGGCAGAAACACCGTCCCGGTTGAAACATTCGATTTCGAGGAAAAGGTCGACGGCACCGATCACGGCAAGTATCTGTGGGGTAATGCGGCCTATGC
This window harbors:
- a CDS encoding EvpB family type VI secretion protein, with the translated sequence MAEQQQQVQAEAAATTAEKSLLDQIIDEGRLARDESQKSYAKDLLGEFVSQVMEGTMTISKDTEAMINARIAAIDKLISDQLNEVMHHEDFKKLEASWRGLQYLVDKTETGDRLKIRVMNVSKKDLLKDMEKASEFDQSSMFKKVYEEEYGMFGGAAYGVMVGDYEFSNHPQDIALLEKIAGVASAAHAPFLSAAGAGMLNLDSYTELGQPRDLAKIFQSAEYAKWRSFRESEDARYVALALPHILMRQPYGRNTVPVETFDFEEKVDGTDHGKYLWGNAAYALATRMTEAFAKFSWCAAIRGVEGGGLVEGLPVHTFKTDEGDVALKCPTEIAITDRREKELADLGFIPLVHCKGTDYAAFFSTQTVNKAKVYDTASATANARLSSQLQYIMATARFAHYLKSMMRDKIGSFMSRSQAQDFLNRWISNYVLLDDNASQEAKSKFPLREARIDVTEIPGKPGAYRAVAFLKPHFQLDELNVSLRLVADLPPPAGG
- a CDS encoding type VI secretion system-associated protein; the encoded protein is MAKESLQHTLDRVRAPRVQITYDVEIGGAIEKKEIPFVVGVLSDLSGKPDEPLPKLKDRKFVEIDRDNFNTVLEGMKPRLAYRVDNKLTGDDSKMAVELRFKSLDDFHPERVAEQVTPVRKLVEARKKLSDLLAKLDGNDRLDELLQNVLANSDSIEALGKSAGVEKKEPESKE